Within the Bradysia coprophila strain Holo2 chromosome X unlocalized genomic scaffold, BU_Bcop_v1 contig_173, whole genome shotgun sequence genome, the region CCGTCTGGAATTTTGGGATTATCGAGGTGATAGTAGGTTGGTTCCTACAATTTCAGCTTCCCATTTTGTCCATCATCTTCTTAATTCTAGAAAATCAagatttttatggatttttcaagtttttttttgtgttcctCTCTGGACTCTGGGATTGTTGTGGTGGATTTTGGTTACATCGTACACATCTGAATTGGTAAGGCAAAACTAAGGTGAAGAATAAAGAGAGCCAAATGTAACGAGTTcttaaattctttcaattaCTTATCGATGGGACGAATGATTCAAATGGGCTCCTTATTCGTAAATCGACTGATCCTATCCTATCAATAAActaaataacagaaaatctacagattttcgatataaaaaaCGCTGAAGATTGAATGCTAACTACGCGTTCTCATTATGCCTTGTCAATCATTATTCATTATACCTTTAACCActtaattatttataaatgcTACACATGTTAGACATTTAacacttttcaaaataattaccAGAACACGTAAAGGTGTGAATccacaaattttgcaaattatttcAACTTTGTGCGTACAGATGGGTTTAGAATTTCATGAATGATTACCATTTTAGTTTTCTCTAACCCTGAgtaatttttgcataaataaacattttcccaaagtaGCTAAATGACTGTGTCTCTTTGCTTCCGTACGCTTGTagaacacatttttccgaGCTGGTTTTGggttaaaagttaaattttcacaattgcTATGTAAATAATTGAGTAGCTAATAGATAGTTGagttgttcaaaaaatttccttaCACAGTGGATAACATAAAGTTGAACACAAAACTTCGTTTCGTTTGGTTCTGCTTTAACAGAGCGTAGATGAGCTCTCGGTCTCTTGCTATATGATTGAAACGACAATTGTTTAACAAAGTCAATTTGACATTTATATTTGCTCTTAGGGGATGTGCGAGGGGATGAGATAGGAAATTTTCAACTGTAAGGCAAAACTTAGTATACCGACACAACAATTGAATGCGCGTATCAGTTTGTCTAACAGATGAAACACTAGAAATGCAATGACATCGGCTCTCTAATTGGCCTGAAGTAGTTACTAAAGAACTCGGTATAACCTCTTgattttgcaacatttttagTCTAAGggctgaagtagttgcaaaagttaGTGTGAAAAATGAAGGTTGTATTACTAATTACACTAAAGATACACTGTTTTTTGGAACTACTTCAAAAGGCTAGCTCTCTTCACCTGTCGTACCATCAGTGATcgattctttttaaaatatatGCTTGAATCAATATAACGTCGAATGTTTAAAGTTTAtagaatagaaattttaattttttttatattgaaacacttgttgattttgaatgtATAGTACCCATGATTATGATAAAGTGTATGGCttattgaaagttaaagtaCAGTTTAAGATGAAGCTTTGAATATACATAGTTCGAGAGAATGAAACATATACGACTCAAAAAGCTGTTTGGCAATGTTCATGTTCCGCCATTACGATCTGCACGCGTTATCCGTCGTGACATTTTCTCgcaaaaattggaagaaaaaccTGAAATATTCCACTAATTTCCACTAAATATATGGGCGATGGAAATGCCATTCAGACacgcggcctagcacataagaTCGATGCCCGtgacatctttttttgaaatggttgactacgattcacaaaatattttagctatctgacaacagatggcccgactttctattccctattttgcttttaccgaATGGATGAGATgacgtttgtatcgaactttcgtgccagcGCACATCTGATCcacgctatatttaccttggaacATCCCATTCAGAGGAACCATAAATTGAATAAGTGACAAGCGCATCGTCATCGAGAGGTCTACTTTATTTAGTCCAATAAGTGCGGCATCCCTCAATCGCAACATTTTACTACTGCCAATTGTTTAGTTTAAATTATCGTCTAATGTTcgatggaaaatcttttacttcgttagacttattattcattaaaaattttccctaaGATAGCACTTCAAAGCCGGCTCTCCAATcagaaaaccaaaattcttattttgtgAGTATAGGAAATTTGTTATTAATTCTTTCACTGTTGAAAAGCATTCTGGCACTGTCTATCTCATCCGgctttagagaattttcaaacgatatcttagatattttgttttcgttattttatttaaaatttacgaGTTAAGTCAATTCTATGTTGCTCAactaaatgaataataatTCCGTGACCTCAGATTATATTACTCCATCGTAGCCAGAAAATCGAAAGAAGAAGTAAATGATTACCCCCTAGTGTGTAATCACAAAAACGGAATTCTGTCAAATTCTAGATTCTCTTCTGTGTTACCGACATGATACTAAAAGCACATTGAACAATAAagaaacaaactaaaaactcataaaaCCAACTATTCCCGTGCCAtatgaaatgtgaaaatttattaccTTAACGGGaatgtttacattttattttatgtaaacgTACATACAGTACAGAGACTCTTACACAAGATGCATTAAAAACTGTCGCACTGAAATAATCATTTATCTCTGGTGTCAAAGGTCGCTGAGGACTCGTAACGTGTTAAAATGATTTACTTTTAAAGTCATTCCACACTTGAATGTCCCGttcgtaaaatttcaattttagcaTATCTGTGGTGCTAGAAATGTCAGTAGTTTGCCATACGTTATAGCTGTAGACGATAAATTAAACTAACCCCGCTATTCTAGAGTGACTATACTGGTTATAAAGATATAGTGGGAAACTTAGGGTCGCGACATTGTGTGGAATAACCTTAGAGAAATCATACCTAGACaggtatttcgtacgataaaatgtggtTTCGACATCAGTTTGTCTAAGATTcacatttcgtacaattttacgtagagattttcactaacacatgtaggcgttgaaaattttgatagttgtCAGTTTTGTATTTTCCAAAACGCGTTTTGAAATTCTTGTTTCGTTCGCAATAATTACCTATtattatacataaaatatggTGCAAACATGCTTCATTAAGGGATGCCAAAGTAAAGGAGTCAAGGGAAATGCCTGCTCATTTTTTTCGGGTAACAagtaaaagacgaaatatacAGGAAATTTGTGCGTGCAAGTAACactaaagttttgttttatttcattaaaacgtTCCCAAGACTATAGTCCCATcatatcaaatctattactttaaaTCTTTCGATGCAAGCAATTTTCAGACATTTCTTTTCGGTTGTGTAATGTAAAATTGTACAACTGATTTGCTGCACAAAACAACACGGGtcaatttctattattttcgttgtgtttGTTGATATCGGTGGTAACTGTatgtaaaattgttaaaaaaaaatttaaaatccttCTACTAggcacatttaaattttagtagGGAAAAACtcacactatcaaatattacgtatttcatgtcggaccacaaattttacgtaattctgttcgtaatttcctctctaggtatgaTTACTCTGAGGGAATAACTGTATTGTGTTAGCAACGGTAAAGTAGTGTAATGAGTTAATTTTCTCAGAATTAGAAggaaactttttctttcatcggaagaagaaaaaaacggtaaaaaaaagtgtgaaaCTGTAAAAGCGGGTCTGGTTTCGGGTCGGGTTCCTTTTAATTTTGGATAACCCACTCACTGAACTAATGAATGATACTGAACGTCCACCAATACAGCTTACCACTATTTACAGTATATATGCGACAACAgtgtgagggattcttctgaaaaacagaagaccgaaatcggatgcattttttatatgtgcccagtaaggtattcgaccccagaagccaaaaccactttcaaaaaaattcttcgaagcttttgtggctGGTAGAAaaaacatgcaattacctttctaatgacaccccacacaacCATGCACGTTCCGTGTACctagagaaatttctgtaaaaaaagtgtaagttttcagtcttttttcggttgaaaacttcaactgtacatatttcagtgtagatgaatttcaaaccaaataagaccctatttgccccggaagtacatgtaattaactttctaatgacaccccacacgatcctgtacggctcgtgtaactggagaaatttttgtaagaaaagtgcaagttttcatttttcgatcacctcacactagtCACACAatcttcgaagaatttttttgaaagtggttttggcttctggggtcgaatacctttctaggtacttaaaaaaaattccaatagaaaatgcgtccgatttcggtcttctgtttttcagaagaatcgcTCTGTTTGTTTACAAGTACATTAAAAATGTTCTACAAGCAACTACTTCAAAGCCAATTTAAAGTTGAATTCAATAAACGATGGTTAGCATAATAGagtttcagttaaattaattaaatttcgttccAGCGAGTCTAAATGTTGAAGGATATAAATCGGTTTTCCTAGACGCTGCCCAAATGCATTGGAGATTTCCATTTTGTGTAATGCAACGGCAATGGTTTCTGCATACTAATGTAATAACAAATTCTGGCAATATATCCAATTTGATAAATGCTGGTATTATGTGTACGTTGGTTGGTAGATTCGAATTTTATGTTGTGGTGTTTCTGTTCTGCACTGCATTCAGTTTGTTTTacagcaaaattattcaaatgcGAGTATAGCGCGAAGTTTTCGttccatttgaaaatgttatttcccattaaagttttcaacaaCGATGGGCAGACTGTATCTCACGACATGAAGTAACCACTTCTTGTCAAATCAAGTTTCAAAATCATTGACGCCGATACAGCTTTGCTTGTAAACCGTTAATTCACCGTCTACATTTTGTAGACTCCACAGTTACGCATTCATCAAGAGGGATAAGTCAAACCAATTACAAATTGTtcttttaacattaatttcatttttattttatatcttCAAAAGTGTCAGCGTTCTTTGTTGATggggataaaaaaaatatttactcagTACACAATTCAAGGTTGGGTGTCTGCTAAAGACACCTCTTTTCTGTcgttattattttcaaaataaaaaaaaacttttccaaaattcattttacctACAATGATTCAGCGAACGTAAATCGCTATATTTCTTATCATTCCAATGATTATGATGCCCTCCTCGTATCTTTTGCTTATTGCAACTTTCAAATGTATCTTTTTATTGCTCTTTTCTTTCCACTTTCACTCGTAGTCTAGACTTTTGCCAGAAAACTTTGTGCATCGTCCATTTCACCGCATATACATAAAGcataatgaaacaaaatattgccACGAAAACATCGACATTATGGTATTGGATATAGTTCAAGTCGATACGCGGTGCACGCAAATGAGGTGCTCCTCTGTGCCGAATCACATATTCCGACCAATAAACCATGGTGTTCATTGGGGTCATCGGCTGGTCACGATAATGTTTTGACACTGATTGAGCTTTTTCCAAATatctttaacaaaataatgaaataaacaTGACCGTCGGTACATTACTGGACTTCAGATCTGATAATTACTTGTCttgtaaaatttcattcaaagcCCACTCGACAGAAATTGCAGTGATATTGCTGTAATCCAGTGTCACAGCCCACCCAGTTTCCGAGGCTCGTTTAACATTTCTTATTTGGTCGATGAAGAGAGGTATTCCTAGGATAGGTACACCGTGATAAACAGCTTCAATACAATCCAACAAATCACCGTCTGATATAAATGCCTTCACATTCATATGCCCAAGAATATCTGGAAGCAGATGTTGCAGAAACTTGAGCacaagcgaaaatatttttcctacATAGATCAGAAGCTACTGCCGAATCAGTTACAGCTGAACAACttcatttgaaaacaattcaaaggcaaGCTACAGTGCATACATATGTTGATGTCATCTGTgtgcgcacataacacgtatgactgTAGTAAACTCTTTGcttagaatgtgttttgattgtatattatacaagtagagtgtttttgttgatcagctggtgaagTTCAGCTGTAGCTGATTCGGTACAAGCTTCTGGTTTAGTGAGTGTTATAGAAATAATCACCTGCTTGTGGAAACCAACTCTTAgctaaaacattttccggCATTTTTACTGTAGGTTCGCTAAAtttccaaatgaacttttgctTATGCTTGGCAAAGGTGTTGATGAAAGTGTCTCGTTTATTCGTTGGAAGTTCTTTACCTTTCGAAATGGAACCGAATGAAAGGTACACAACACCATCAGTGGCTGTGTCAATGAATTGTTTGATATCCTGAAGTCAAATTGATGTCGATTAAATATTGCTACTCCCCAATTTGACTGGATTATGAGGTGTAATTTTCTGTTCCCATCGTAGATAAGAGAATTATTACAAAAGTCGCAAATGATGTTCGATCCTCTGACATTCCGATCTCCAgtcgaaattgaatttgaaaaaatatttgatttcatcGACAAGTGTCGACCGACCTTTGTAGTTTTATTTACCTGAGATAATGGACGTTCTGGTCTTTTAAACCCGTTCCATTCGACGTGGATTCCACCGATTTCAATTACATTCGGTACCTACCAAcgagaatttaaaattaaatgattaaTGTAAGCGGTAAGCTCATACAGACTTTGGTCGTTGGCTCGGTCAAAGAGGAATGTGAGCTCACAAATGTTATCGCAACATTATTTCTAGCGTCATCATATGATAATTTAACATTCGGAAATGCATTAATGTACACGGAACGCTGAAAGAAGAATGTAAAActcaattttgtgaaattgtttCACAAATTCCTTTACCTGTAATGGATGGTGCAAGTATGCTAACGTAATTGATTCGTACATATGGAATATACTGTAATGTATACGATGAAACAATGAAGCTACTCTGTTCGAAAAGTTCAACTTGTATGACACTGGGAGCAGATTTGTCCATTTTGCCGTACTGTATGCTGAGAAACCAACGACTGGTGCGTTAAATATTTGACCCAATACTATCAAAGATTCGGTGCCGAAAATATCAACGATAACCAAGTCGTAGGTATGGTTAAATAAGGCTCTCACAGCTGGATCGGTTAACGTAAGATTGCATAAATCCCAACCGCCGGAAAATAACATTGAGACCATGGTATCGACCGGCGACTTCTCAAATGCGCCTAGATCCTTGGCTTTGaattcttaaaataaaaaagaaaaacgttgaaACAGATAGTAATTTATTGCAACGAATTTGGAAAGCGAAAGACGAGAAAATGTATAAACCATAAGAGCCGAGcaagaaaaatattaagatGAGATGCAAAACTTCGAAGTATATATACATCGCAGCCATAATGCATTATACACTGACTGGCTGGTTGTAATGTCAGCTTTGTatagtaaaattttcgtttttagttTATACATTCATATTGCAGAGTTGTTGCAAAAACATAAAGTTTTAACATTTACTGTCGAACATTATTTTAAGCACAACAATTTTCACTCAGCTATAAACTCTAATTTATTTCATAATTTCGAAAGCTCTGCATTATTTATTCATGAAGAGAGCGGTATATATCGCAGCCATACCATAGTGCCATACCATGCCATACCACTGTGCGAGGATCGATGGTATATGGATACACAATATAAACATTATGCATAACAAATGCATAATGTGTGAGGTTTATATCGAGTGCAAATCATTTAAatgttaattaaagaaatcaGTCTTGAAAGTTCATTATTATTAGATGAAATGCGCTTGCAGCGTAGAATTTTTGTCGATGTTAAACGATGTCTAGGCAGTGTGTTCAGTGAAGTATATTATGCATTGattcagtcaattttagtgGAAACTAAAGATATGTTTTTAGAGATTATTAAACAGCTTGTGTCACCATTCTATTCAATTAGAATGATTTTAAAATCGTTGAAACCTCAAAATTTAGATATTTAGaacgaaatttgaaagtttggctGCAGATTCCATTCTAAATACGGAATATTTCTTACGTTTAGACCGTTTAGACGGTCTGTgtagttttattttaaaatcggTCATGTGTTGTCCACAGCGGCTTCAAAGTTCTGTCGCCCGAGGTTGATCGCAGGTAAAAATCTGTATTACCGgcaatttcaggtcaggtctggtaattttagaaaacaagCCCGACCTGAATCTGTTTCAATCCAACCTGccaggtcaggtttcaggtcactTGAATTTTTATACGAATTTGCAGGTCAACctgtcaggtttcaggttagGTTAGACCTAATCACTAAAATCAGATCGTATCAAAGTTGATTcaatcaggttcaggtcaaaacAAGTTCGGGTATTTGCAGTTTCAGGCTATGAGCTCTTAATTGTAAGTGAATTGTCGTTTGCTATTTGTATATAAGAttgacaaacaaattttagcTTTCCATTAAGTCTTGTTTACCTTCTGCCCATTGAACAGCACCAGTCACTTGAATCGATTGAACCTTAGACATGTTTTGTGGCTTGTAATCATAAGCAGAAACAATGGTGACAGTGTGTCCGACATTTGCTAGTCCTACTGTTATTGCTTCGCttattttaaaatgtgaaTCACTTGGCACCGGTGAGACCACCAATATATTTGATGGCGTTACGGCCGTACAAAAGCAAACTAATGCAAAGGACAATAAGTAATTCTGATAATGGGAAttgtacattttttacatAGACTTTATATAGTTTGAAGGAGACTTAAAAAGACTTTGTACACAACCCGCTTGGATAATAAAAACTGACAATATCCAAACTGTCAAATCTTTATATCTGAGACAACAACATTCGTACTAATACACAAGTATCAGTAAaggtttttgttaagttttcCTTTCGCCTTCTCGCTCGCCCATCgccatgtaaataactaacaCGCTAACACTAAATTAAGTTGAAAAGCCGTTCTTAGGCTAAACTCTTGCTATAGTCGAAATGTTATTATTATAGActtatttgtattttgtagAATAATAAAGTTCGTTCAGTTCAGTTCAGTTCGTACTAATACAGCCgattccgaaaatattttcttatttccaGTGCTGTATTTTTGGTCATCATGAGTATAAAGTAGTCATACCGAAATAACAGTTGATGCATCGCATTGGTCTATTTGACTCTATATGCTTGTGACGTGAAATGATTACAGGAAGCATTTGTACCATTGTAGTCGtccttttttttgaatttacgaCCTCTGGTGTGTtagatttcaataaaaaatagattttgtcGTTGCAGTTTCACCAGCTCTGAGTTAAGTATGATTTCCACTTAACAAAACGTACTCTGTGTGAGAGCCGTtagagagcaaactgtcaaatatacaaaggaaaaattgaaaaaaaaatcaatttgtacTCTCAAACGGagaacttttttggtaagtggtaATCAAGTCTTATGAACATTTCGGTAGTTTTATTTGTGCGCAAAGCTTTTTATGCTTTCCACACTCAACAGGGAAAACGCAAAGAGAATCGTTGCGCTCATTCGTACGTGTGGAAGGGAAGAAATGAACGAACACTGTTATGAGATGGAATGAGTGTGGAACGAATAAACCGATGGAAACAATCGAAAACCCACGAAAAGTGAAAACGTACTTTGAGTTTAgtttattagaaaatttccGGTCACAGTTTACACCGATGAACTTTGAAAAGGTCGCTCCAACTTGAAGGATTGACCATCTCAGTGATTATCCAGGAACTACATTTTCTCCACTTTATCCAAATTCTAAATGTATGTTGTTCTAAGAACAGTTTTAATTATGTTTTATAATGTCGTCCCGAGTAATGCCAATATGAACTCTCATGGGtctacaaatattttgtccTGATTATCATTAtctttcgataaaaaaaaaacataaaattatcaTAGTTCCCAACTATAATTGGCGTCCGCGAGTAATCCTTTAAGAAGACAAGAGGTTCGATGTGTAGACTGTAATTAAAGAATGATCAACGAGATCGACGACTTGTTTACTGTTCGAGATAATATAAAGCAGACTAGACAATCCTATTATGCCAATTAACGAAAAAGTGATTGACAAATgagaaatataaaatgaaaacgaaaataaattgccCTATAAACAA harbors:
- the LOC119068375 gene encoding UDP-glucosyltransferase 2-like isoform X1, with translation MYNSHYQNYLLSFALVCFCTAVTPSNILVVSPVPSDSHFKISEAITVGLANVGHTVTIVSAYDYKPQNMSKVQSIQVTGAVQWAEEFKAKDLGAFEKSPVDTMVSMLFSGGWDLCNLTLTDPAVRALFNHTYDLVIVDIFGTESLIVLGQIFNAPVVGFSAYSTAKWTNLLPVSYKLNFSNRVASLFHRIHYSIFHMYESITLAYLHHPLQRSVYINAFPNVKLSYDDARNNVAITFVSSHSSLTEPTTKVPNVIEIGGIHVEWNGFKRPERPLSQDIKQFIDTATDGVVYLSFGSISKGKELPTNKRDTFINTFAKHKQKFIWKFSEPTVKMPENVLAKSWFPQADILGHMNVKAFISDGDLLDCIEAVYHGVPILGIPLFIDQIRNVKRASETGWAVTLDYSNITAISVEWALNEILQDKYLEKAQSVSKHYRDQPMTPMNTMVYWSEYVIRHRGAPHLRAPRIDLNYIQYHNVDVFVAIFCFIMLYVYAVKWTMHKVFWQKSRLRVKVERKEQ
- the LOC119068375 gene encoding UDP-glucosyltransferase 2-like isoform X2; this encodes MYNSHYQNYLLSFALVCFCTAVTPSNILVVSPVPSDSHFKISEAITVGLANVGHTVTIVSAYDYKPQNMSKVQSIQVTGAVQWAEEFKAKDLGAFEKSPVDTMVSMLFSGGWDLCNLTLTDPAVRALFNHTYDLVIVDIFGTESLIVLGQIFNAPVVGFSAYSTAKWTNLLPVSYKLNFSNRVASLFHRIHYSIFHMYESITLAYLHHPLQVPNVIEIGGIHVEWNGFKRPERPLSQDIKQFIDTATDGVVYLSFGSISKGKELPTNKRDTFINTFAKHKQKFIWKFSEPTVKMPENVLAKSWFPQADILGHMNVKAFISDGDLLDCIEAVYHGVPILGIPLFIDQIRNVKRASETGWAVTLDYSNITAISVEWALNEILQDKYLEKAQSVSKHYRDQPMTPMNTMVYWSEYVIRHRGAPHLRAPRIDLNYIQYHNVDVFVAIFCFIMLYVYAVKWTMHKVFWQKSRLRVKVERKEQ